A region of the Stieleria neptunia genome:
ATCAGCGAAGCCGACTTCTTGAGACTGGAAGCCGAACTGAGCGTCGATGCCGAGGTCCGCAAGGCTTACTATCGACGGCTGGAAATGGATCTGCTGCTTGAGGAAGTGGCCGCGGAGGAAGCCCACCGTTTGCCTCCGGTTTCCGAGCCGTTGACGCAACGCACACTCAGCCGCGGGCTGTGGTGGGCCGGACTCCTCACCGCGATCGCGGCGGGATTGATTTTGGTCGTGGCGATGCCGGCCGACCCCGCGGATCAGAATGATCGAAGCGAATTGGCGCAGACGATCCAGAAGAATGAACCCTCGGCCACGGGCTTTGCCGTCTTGAGCGGGCAGTCCGATGCGGTTTGGGAAGGCGAGCCGATCGACAACGGCGGATTATTACCGCAAGGCGAATTGCACCTCGTTTCCGGTCTGGTCCACGTCGAGTTGTTCAGCGGCGTGCAAATGGTGATTCGCGGCGACGCGGTGTTTTCGATCGATTCGCCGATGCAAGTCAGCATGCGAAAAGGCAGCGCGAGGGCCCATGTGCCCGAGCCCGCACACGGGTTTCGTCTGAAAACCGGTGCCGGGGAAGTCGTCGATTTGGGCACCGAGTTCACCGTCGATGTCGATGAGTCGCGTTCGAGCGTGAAAGTGGTCGACGGCGAAGTGGAATTGCGAACGCGTGAAGCCGAGGTGCGGCGTCTACGCGACGGCGAAGGGGTTGAATTGGCTGCCGACGGATCGTTGGCGAAGGAGTCGGCCGACGACATCGCGTTGATCGGACCGGCCGCATTTCAAGACGCCTTGGCCGAACGACAATCTGATCACTTTCGTCGCTGGCAACTCGCCACGGAATTGCTGCGCAATGATCCGCGACTGATGGCGCACTATCTGGTCGACCCGGACCAAGGTTGGTCGCGAAAACTGATCAACCGGGCGTCGGCGGCGGGCCGGGTCAACGGCACCGCAATCGCCGGCGACGGGGCGGTGGTCGCTGCGACACGCACCCAGGATCGCTGGGGGCGAGACGGCGGCGCACTGGATTTCAGTCGGATGGGCAGCCGAGTCCGAGTGGTGGTCCCCGGCGAGCATCGCGGGTTGACGCTGATGTGCTGGGTGAAAATCAACAGTCTGGACCGCTGGTACAATTCACTGTTCCTGACCGACGGCCACGAAGATCGCGAGCCGCATTGGCAGCTCATGAATGACGGCCGATTGTTCTTCTCCGTCAAACCGCCCGAGATCGACCAATTGCCGCCATCGGAACGGGAGCGACAAGTGTTTCACTCTCCGCCGTTCTGGGAGACCTCGATGAGTGGCCAGTGGATCATGCTGGCGACGGTTTACGATGTCGACCAGAAGCTGGTGACCCACTATGTCAACGGAGAGCCGATCAGTCGTGAATCGATCCCGGAGGCGTTGTTGGTCGAGTCGATCAAGATCGGTTCCGCATCCATATGCAATTGGAGCGAACCGATGTACCGCAGCGATGCGACGTTTGTTGTCCGAAATTTGAATGGTTGTGTGGACGAGTTCGCGCTTTTCTCCGGCGCGGTTTCACACGAAGAAATCACTAGTCTCTATCACGTTGGAAACCCGAATGAGCGATAGACCCACCGGAATGAAATCGAACGAGTCGCCACGACGATCGAGTGGCTGGCGGAACTGTTTAAGCCTAGCAGCACGTGGCGTCAGCCCGTGGCGCGTGATGGGCGTTGTCCCGCGTGCCGGTCGCTTACGCTTCCCGCTGGCAGTGGTGGCGGTGGTGTTGCTGGCCGGGATGGCTCGGGCGGACGAATCGGCCGAGGGTGATTGGCCTGCGGATTCGGTGCAGTCGGCCGAGCGCGAATTCACGCTCAAGGTCTTGCCGCTGCTGACGGACAAGTGCCTGGGCTGCCACGGCGGCGACGAAGAGGACATCAAGGGAGAATTCAGCGTGCTCCGCCGCGACGACTTGTTGCGTGGCGGCGAGTCGGAAGAACCGTCCATCGTTCCGGGCCATCCCGACGAGGGCACGTTGATCGAAGCGATCGCCTGGGAAGGGTTGGAGATGCCGCCCAAGGAGAACGATCGATTGAGCGAAGAGCAGGTCGAACTGTTCCGCCGCTGGATTAAAAGCGGTGCACCCTGGCCCGACGA
Encoded here:
- a CDS encoding LamG-like jellyroll fold domain-containing protein, which codes for MTPDEQSTLFDALLDGDISEADFLRLEAELSVDAEVRKAYYRRLEMDLLLEEVAAEEAHRLPPVSEPLTQRTLSRGLWWAGLLTAIAAGLILVVAMPADPADQNDRSELAQTIQKNEPSATGFAVLSGQSDAVWEGEPIDNGGLLPQGELHLVSGLVHVELFSGVQMVIRGDAVFSIDSPMQVSMRKGSARAHVPEPAHGFRLKTGAGEVVDLGTEFTVDVDESRSSVKVVDGEVELRTREAEVRRLRDGEGVELAADGSLAKESADDIALIGPAAFQDALAERQSDHFRRWQLATELLRNDPRLMAHYLVDPDQGWSRKLINRASAAGRVNGTAIAGDGAVVAATRTQDRWGRDGGALDFSRMGSRVRVVVPGEHRGLTLMCWVKINSLDRWYNSLFLTDGHEDREPHWQLMNDGRLFFSVKPPEIDQLPPSERERQVFHSPPFWETSMSGQWIMLATVYDVDQKLVTHYVNGEPISRESIPEALLVESIKIGSASICNWSEPMYRSDATFVVRNLNGCVDEFALFSGAVSHEEITSLYHVGNPNER